The Deltaproteobacteria bacterium genome segment TATTCATCGGTGATGTCCCGTGTCGCCTGATGAATCGCTCGAAGAACCTTGCGGGAATCAGTCTTGATCACGGCATCGGCAAGTTTAAACAGCAAGTCTCCTACAAAGCCCAAAGAGCTGGGGGACACGCACAGGAAATAAAAGAAAGGGACTCCACTCGAACGTGTGCAGTATGCTTAGAGGTATACCCTCGGATCGGGCTAGGAGTAAGGGAGTGGAAGTGCGGCAATTGTAGTACGGTTCACGACCGTGACGTCAATGCAGCTCGTAACATTCTCCGCCTCGGACGTGAGGCGCTGACCCACTTGCACTGCCGTCGGGCGGTGCAAGCCTAGGGAATCCCCTTCGTTTACGGGGGGTGAGGACGTCAATTGCGAATCTGCGCATATTTGGTAACAAAATTTGGGATACTCACAATACCTTTAACGGCAGCACCTTCACGGCACCACCTGCAGGAATTTACCAGGTCTCGGGTTGTCTCAATTCAGTGAACGGGGCACTGAGTGCGTTTGAACTCAATTCTTACAAAAAGTGCATGTAGATGATTGATGGACAGGATCCGTTTGCGTCTCCATCAAGATACGCCAGAATTACTTAGGATCTGACTTAGAAATGGTGTCATGTACAGAGGCAGCGAGGCCACCTTGGTGTCTCCTAGCTGCTCGACCTTGGGCGGTGCTTGATAAAGTCTTACCGCGAGTACGGGACG includes the following:
- a CDS encoding transposase, yielding FIGDVPCRLMNRSKNLAGISLDHGIGKFKQQVSYKAQRAGGHAQEIKERDSTRTCAVCLEVYPRIGLGVREWKCGNCSTVHDRDVNAARNILRLGREALTHLHCRRAVQA